From the Lolium rigidum isolate FL_2022 chromosome 2, APGP_CSIRO_Lrig_0.1, whole genome shotgun sequence genome, one window contains:
- the LOC124689306 gene encoding probable alkaline/neutral invertase F codes for MVNASFAIPVSEFAELKIDTNYDSSNLEQKTKLRHIERHKSCGVSKAILSDGCGGQPCHPNQTLEEDAAWEALKKSIVYFRGKPIGTVAAIDKSQGELNYDQVFMRDFVPSALAFLMKGEPLIVKNFLVETARLQSREKTVDLFKLGQGVMPASFKVQHSDPTKKTEILLADFGEIAIGRVAPVDSGLWWIFLLNAYTSYTVDKSLADTPDCQNAMCLILKLWLSEGFDTSPALLCADGCSMIDRRMGIYGYPIEIQALFFMALRCALILLKGSGNDFVSQILKRIKALRYHLHSYYWLDFQRLNDIYRYKTEEYSETALNKFNVIPESIPDWIFDFMPSRGGYFIGNVSPARMDFRWFCLGNFIAILSSLATGEQAEAILDLVEGRWEELIGQMPLKICYPAMENQEWQIVTGCDPKNTRWSYHNGGSWPVLLWLLVAVSVKLGRPHIGRNALELMEQRLAKDDFPEYYDGRAGRYVGKQARKFQTWSVAGYLVAKMLLDDPTKIGIVSLPEDGQIREPVLKRSNSFP; via the exons AAATTGCGCCACATTGAACGGCACAAATCTTGTGGGGTGAGTAAAGCAATCTTATCTGATGGTTGTGGTGGTCAACCTTGCCATCCGAACCAAACCCTTGAGGAAGACGCTGCTTGGGAAGCACTAAAGAAATCCATAGTTTACTTCAGAGGTAAACCAATTGGGACTGTTGCTGCAATAGACAAGTCTCAAGGAGAACTCAACTATGACCAG GTTTTCATGAGGGATTTTGTTCCCAGTGCTTTGGCTTTCTTGATGAAAGGAGAACCGTTGATAGTGAAGAATTTCCTGGTAGAGACTGCTCGCCTTCAATCAAGAGAGAAGACGGTTGATCTTTTTAAGCTTGGACAAGGTGTGATGCCAGCGAGCTTCAAGGTGCAACATTCCGACCCTACAAAGAAGACTGAAATTCTGCTTGCTGATTTTGGTGAAATTGCTATCGGAAGAGTTGCTCCTGTGGATTCTGGCCTTTGGTGGATTTTTCTTCTTAATGCTTACACCAGTTATACAGTGGACAAGTCTCTGGCTGACACCCCTGACTGCCAAAACGCCATGTGCCTTATTCTCAAGCTGTGGCTCTCTGAAGGGTTTGATACATCTCCGGCCTTACTTTGTGCTGATGGATGCTCCATGATTGACCGTAGAATG GGTATATATGGCTATCCGATTGAAATCCAGGCTCTCTTTTTCATGGCTCTGAGATGCGCCTTAATTTTGCTAAAAGGCTCTGGTAATGACTTTGTGTCCCAAATATTAAAGAGGATCAAAGCTTTGCGCTACCATCTGCACAGTTACTATTGGCTTGACTTCCAGAGACTCAATGACATATATCGCTACAAGACAGAAGAGTACTCAGAGACAGCTTTGAACAAGTTCAATGTGATACCCGAGTCAATCCCTGACTGGATATTTGACTTCATGCCTAGCCGTGGTGGTTACTTCATTGGCAATGTCAGTCCTGCTAGGATGGACTTCCGCTGGTTCTGCTTGGGGAACTTCATTGCGATTCTGTCATCATTAGCAACTGGAGAACAAGCTGAAGCAATACTGGATCTCGTGGAGGGACGCTGGGAAGAACTTATTGGACAGATGCCCTTGAAGATCTGTTACCCTGCAATGGAAAACCAGGAATGGCAGATAGTCACTGGATGTGACCCAAAGAACACCCGATGGAGTTACCACAATGGAGGATCATGGCCAG TGCTGCTGTGGCTCCTGGTAGCCGTGAGCGTGAAGCTGGGGCGCCCCCACATCGGCCGCAATGCCTTGGAGCTGATGGAGCAGCGGCTGGCCAAGGACGACTTCCCCGAGTACTATGATGGGCGGGCGGGGCGGTACGTTGGGAAGCAGGCGCGCAAGTTCCAGACATGGTCGGTCGCGGGCTACCTGGTGGCTAAGATGCTCCTggacgatcccaccaagatcggcATCGTCAGCCTGCCGGAAGATGGCCAAATCCGGGAGCCCGTCCTCAAGCGCAGCAACTCCTTTCCCTGA
- the LOC124691395 gene encoding light-harvesting complex-like protein 3 isotype 1, chloroplastic → MAMATSTFSPHPLPLKPQLGPKPHRLHLAPFPRLRTHRRLAAAAGEAPVEAPPNPEAADPSPAASNGSAAPAPAKAKVKVEAVEVVASPKFQDSRWVNGTWDLSRFGSTGGAVDWDAVIDAEARRRKWLEDSPEASSSDDAVVFDTSIIPWWAWIKRFHLPEAEKLNGRAAMVGFFMAYFVDSLTGVGLVDQMGNFFCKTLLFVAVAGVLLVRKNEDIDNLKKLIDESTFYDKQWQSTWQDDSPSGPKK, encoded by the exons ATGGCCATGGCGACCTCCACCTTCTCCCCCCACCCGCTCCCGCTCAAGCCCCAGCTCGGGCCCAAGCCccaccgcctccacctcgcccccttcccgcgcctccgcacccaccgccgcctcgccgccgccgccggggaggcCCCCGTCGAGGCGCCGCCCAACCCGGAGGCCGCGGATCCCTCCCCAGCCGCCTCGAACGGCTCCGCTGCTCCGGCCCCCGCCAAGGCCAAGGTCAAGGTTgaggcggtggaggtggtggcttcGCCCAAGTTCCAGGACTCGCGGTGGGTGAACGGGACCTGGGACCTCAGCCGGTTCGGGAGCACGGGCGGCGCCGTCGACTGGGACGCCGTCATCGACGCCG AGGCCAGGAGGAGGAAATGGCTTGAAGATTCCCCAGAGGCAAGCAGCAGTGATGACGCTGTTGTTTTTGACACTTCGATtatcccatggtgggcatggatcAAGCGTTTCCATCTCCCTGAAGCCGAGAAGCTAAATG GACGTGCTGCCATGGTTGGCTTCTTCATGGCCTACTTTGTCGATAGCTTGACAGGCGTGGGGCTCGTCGACCAAATGGGCAACTTCTTCTGCAAAACCTTGCTGTTTGTCGCTGTGGCTGGTGTGCTGCTGGTCAGGAAAAACGAGGACATCGACAATCTGAAAAAGCTCATCGATGAGTCAACGTTCTACGACAAGCAATGGCAGTCAACCTGGCAAGATGATTCCCCTTCCGGACCAAAGAAGTAG
- the LOC124686065 gene encoding general transcription and DNA repair factor IIH subunit TFB4-like yields the protein MTTTHSKLYADDVSLVVVVVDTNPFFWAGAALPFADFFSHLIHFVNSLLLLNHLNHVVVIAAGVSSCAYVFDSSNAGASGAADVAATLDKASRKVEEFIKQDARETAGNGTVAAGGAASLFSGALSIALCYIQRIFRSGTRHPQPRILCLQGSPDGPEQYVAVMNSIFSAQRSMVPIDSCIVGTQDSAFLQQASYITGGVYMKPQELGGLFQYLAAVFASDLHSRAFLRLPKTLGVDFRASCFCHKKTIDMGYVCSVCLSIFCKYHKKCSTCGSEFIRVMPDLNSMPDQRQ from the exons ATGACCACCACGCACTCCAAGCTCTACGCCG ATGATGTCAGCCTCGTCGTGGTCGTCGTCGACACCAACCCCTTCTTCTGGGCCGGCGCCGCCCTCCCCTTCGCCGACTTCTTCTCCCAC CTGATCCACTTCGTGAactcgctgctgctgctgaaccACCTCAACCACGTGGTCGTCATTGCCGCGGGTGTCAGCTCCTGCGCGTATGTCTTCGACTCGAGCAATGCTGGCGCCTCCGGCGCGGCCGACGTTGCTGCCACCTTAGACAAGGCGAGCCGCAAGGTGGAGGAGTTCATTAAGCAAGACGCCCGTGAAACTGCAGGCAATGGCACAGTTGCTGCTGGCGGTGCCGCGTCGCTGTTTTCTGGCGCATTGTCCATTGCTCTTTGCT ATATACAGAGGATTTTTCGGTCTGGCACTCGGCACCCGCAACCTCGG ATTTTGTGCCTGCAGGGTTCTCCAGATGGACCTGAACA ATATGTAGCAGTGATGAATTCAATATTTTCGGCACAACGTTCCATG GTTCCAATTGATTCATGTATCGTGGGGACCCAAGACTCTGCTTTCTTGCAGCAG GCTTCATATATAACAGGAGGAGTTTATATGAAGCCCCAAGAACTAGGTGGCCTATTTCAATATCTTGCT GCTGTATTTGCATCTGATTTACACTCGAGAGCATTCCTGCGCCTCCCTAAGACCCTGGGAGTGGATTTCCGTGCCTC ATGTTTCTGCCACAAGAAGACTATTGACATGGGATATGTTTGTTCAGTTTGCTTGTCAATATTCTGCAAGTACCATAAGAAATGTTCAACTTGTGG GTCAGAATTCATCCGTGTCATGCCTGATTTGAATTCCATGCCAGATCAAAGGCAGTAA